From one Deltaproteobacteria bacterium genomic stretch:
- a CDS encoding PEP-CTERM sorting domain-containing protein, translated as MKTPARLIGVLALALSAATPCRGIVAVTWLAEPIVLWIDGSGQWTQRERLDLNGDGFTDYLFGANPASVGVRSESGNQYMVRPTGGNDIGGPMEPLPSGFEIGPNSGEDGLDWFGENGEFNSLIICMEGSGGYTCVGGFPRSYMGIEFDIAGNTHYGWIDLFASSDSPYAEIYGWGYETDPGVGILAGAGAVPEPATSALLAAGGLFLALRRKW; from the coding sequence ATGAAAACCCCGGCGCGGCTGATTGGTGTTCTTGCACTTGCCCTGTCGGCGGCAACGCCGTGCCGGGGAATTGTCGCGGTCACTTGGCTGGCCGAGCCAATTGTCCTTTGGATTGATGGAAGCGGGCAATGGACGCAACGCGAGCGGCTGGACCTGAACGGCGATGGTTTTACCGACTATCTCTTCGGAGCGAATCCCGCATCGGTTGGAGTCAGGTCTGAAAGCGGCAACCAATATATGGTTCGGCCTACCGGTGGAAACGATATTGGCGGGCCGATGGAGCCACTTCCCAGCGGATTCGAGATCGGCCCTAACAGTGGAGAGGACGGATTGGACTGGTTTGGTGAAAATGGAGAGTTCAACAGTCTGATCATCTGCATGGAAGGCTCTGGGGGGTATACCTGCGTCGGGGGGTTCCCGCGTTCCTACATGGGCATCGAATTCGACATCGCTGGAAACACCCATTATGGATGGATCGATTTGTTTGCGTCGTCTGACAGTCCCTATGCCGAAATCTACGGTTGGGGTTACGAGACCGATCCAGGCGTCGGCATTCTTGCGGGTGCGGGAGCCGTCCCGGAGCCTGCCACCTCCGCCCTGCTGGCAGCCGGGGGTCTCTTTCTGGCCCTGCGGCGTAAATGGTGA